In Streptococcus uberis, a single window of DNA contains:
- a CDS encoding FadR/GntR family transcriptional regulator — MARPLVEKTAERLLQLILERDYPIGAKLPNEYELAEDLEVGRSTIREAVRSLAARNILEVRQGSGTYISSKKGVAEDPFGFAFVKDRVKLTTDLFEVRYLLEPRIAERAAQFAKDEDIKKLEEVVAAIEKAVEANDPIHLELDVTFHSMIAEMSGNIAVTSLIPVINQSIQIINEDYTNRQMKQTSIEAHRNILKAIQSRHPIAAYDSMMAHILTVRQTVLNDWFDKKIDIQGLPNPKIEK, encoded by the coding sequence ATGGCAAGACCATTAGTTGAAAAAACAGCTGAAAGATTATTACAGCTTATTTTAGAACGTGACTATCCCATTGGAGCTAAACTTCCTAATGAGTATGAATTAGCTGAAGATTTAGAAGTGGGACGAAGTACCATTAGAGAGGCAGTTAGAAGTTTAGCTGCTCGCAATATATTAGAAGTCAGACAAGGGTCTGGAACTTATATCAGTTCTAAAAAAGGGGTTGCAGAAGACCCATTTGGCTTTGCCTTTGTCAAAGATAGAGTAAAGTTAACAACAGATCTATTTGAAGTGCGCTATTTACTAGAACCTAGAATAGCTGAACGAGCGGCCCAATTTGCTAAGGATGAGGATATCAAAAAGCTAGAAGAAGTTGTTGCTGCTATTGAAAAGGCTGTTGAAGCAAATGATCCTATTCATTTGGAATTGGATGTTACCTTTCATAGTATGATTGCAGAGATGAGTGGAAATATAGCTGTGACTAGTCTGATACCAGTCATCAATCAATCCATACAGATTATTAACGAAGATTACACAAATCGTCAGATGAAACAAACCAGTATTGAAGCTCACCGAAATATTTTAAAAGCCATTCAATCACGACACCCAATTGCAGCGTATGACAGTATGATGGCCCATATCCTCACGGTCAGACAAACGGTTTTAAACGATTGGTTTGATAAAAAGATTGACATTCAAGGTCTACCAAATCCAAAAATCGAAAAGTAA
- the uxuA gene encoding mannonate dehydratase produces the protein MEMSFRWYGEDDPVTLENIRQIPTMKGIVTAIYDVPVGEVWPRERIQQLKETVEASGLKISVIESVPVHEDIKLGRPTRDVLIDNYIQTIKNLAAEGIDTICYNFMPVFDWTRTDLAYEYPDGSTALIFDEEVSKKMDPVNGELSLPGWDSSYTKEEMRAIMDAYAEVDEEKLWEHLEYFIKRIIPEAEAVGVKMAIHPDDPPYSIFGLPRIITGLDSVERFVNLYDSKSNGITLCVGSYASDPKNDVLEISRRAFELDRVNFVHARNIKLGEGKSFKESAHPSEYGSIDMYEVIKLCHEFGFEGAIRPDHGRMIWGETGRPGYGLYDRALGATYLSGLYEAVVKAAK, from the coding sequence ATGGAAATGTCATTTAGATGGTACGGGGAAGATGATCCCGTTACTTTAGAAAATATTCGTCAAATCCCAACAATGAAAGGGATTGTCACTGCAATTTATGATGTACCAGTTGGTGAAGTTTGGCCTCGTGAACGCATTCAACAATTAAAAGAAACTGTTGAAGCTTCTGGTCTTAAAATTTCAGTTATTGAATCAGTTCCTGTTCATGAAGACATCAAACTTGGTCGCCCAACTCGTGATGTTTTGATTGATAATTATATCCAAACAATTAAAAACCTTGCTGCTGAAGGCATTGATACTATCTGTTACAACTTCATGCCAGTATTTGATTGGACACGAACAGATTTGGCTTATGAATATCCAGATGGCTCAACAGCTTTAATCTTCGATGAAGAAGTTTCTAAAAAAATGGATCCAGTAAATGGTGAACTGTCCTTACCAGGTTGGGATTCAAGCTATACCAAAGAAGAAATGCGTGCTATTATGGATGCTTATGCTGAAGTTGATGAAGAAAAACTTTGGGAACATTTAGAATACTTTATCAAACGTATTATCCCTGAAGCTGAGGCAGTTGGCGTGAAAATGGCAATCCATCCTGATGATCCCCCTTATTCAATTTTTGGTTTACCTCGTATCATCACTGGTTTAGATTCAGTTGAGCGTTTCGTTAACTTATACGACAGTAAGAGCAATGGGATTACACTTTGTGTTGGGTCATACGCATCAGATCCAAAAAATGATGTTCTAGAAATTTCACGTCGTGCTTTTGAACTTGATCGTGTTAACTTTGTGCATGCGCGTAATATCAAACTAGGTGAAGGCAAATCATTTAAGGAGTCTGCTCACCCATCAGAATATGGTTCCATCGATATGTACGAAGTCATCAAACTCTGCCATGAGTTTGGTTTTGAAGGGGCTATCCGTCCTGACCATGGTCGCATGATTTGGGGTGAAACTGGTCGTCCTGGGTATGGTTTATATGACCGTGCTCTAGGTGCTACTTATTTATCTGGGCTTTACGAAGCTGTTGTTAAGGCAGCAAAATAA
- a CDS encoding MFS transporter, whose translation MEKTIDQREEVIQYNRAKTWQLVMFAMNNASTNLYLFTFMFVTYFSTGVLGLAAIFVSQLMGYIRIFDGFIDPAIGILIDKTDTKFGKYRPILALGNIITAFSLIALLGLSGVDKGMRFPLFIAVLIIHKIGYSMQQTITKAGQTALTNDPKQRPIFNIVDAVMTTSLMTGGQFVVSGFLVPKFGNFTPQFFNVLIYGTIVISAILAIVAIIGIWGKDRKEFFGLGEKTQKTRMKDYWKVLKGNKPLQVLSIAAALVKFSVQFFGDSVVMVILFGILFGNYALSGQFSLLYVIPGVLINIVFSSIARKKGLRFSYVKALQIGLVGLLAFGVVLFMGGKGDLSLTKLNLYTIAFIVTNIIARYASQAPASLVLTMGADISDYETSESGRYVSGMIGTIFSLTDSIASSFAPMVIGFVLAGIGFSKAYPTIETPLTPELKMALIILYVGIPVIALLTALFLMKFYKLDHAEMIRIQEKIQVMKAADSDQRVKDIAENVPLTDMDYVDVTKYPVKKD comes from the coding sequence ATGGAGAAAACAATTGATCAACGTGAAGAGGTCATTCAATATAACAGAGCAAAAACATGGCAGCTTGTAATGTTTGCAATGAACAATGCTTCAACAAACTTATATCTATTTACATTTATGTTTGTTACCTATTTCTCAACTGGTGTTTTAGGACTTGCTGCAATTTTTGTTAGTCAATTAATGGGATATATTCGTATTTTTGATGGCTTCATCGATCCAGCAATCGGTATATTAATTGATAAAACAGATACAAAATTCGGTAAATACCGTCCAATTTTGGCACTTGGTAATATCATTACAGCATTCTCATTGATTGCTTTACTTGGTTTAAGTGGCGTAGATAAAGGCATGCGTTTCCCACTATTTATCGCTGTATTGATCATTCATAAAATCGGTTATTCAATGCAACAAACGATTACTAAAGCTGGACAAACAGCTCTTACAAATGATCCTAAACAACGTCCAATTTTCAATATTGTGGATGCAGTAATGACAACTTCACTAATGACTGGTGGTCAATTTGTAGTGTCAGGTTTCTTGGTTCCAAAATTTGGTAACTTCACTCCACAATTCTTCAATGTACTCATTTATGGAACAATTGTTATATCAGCAATCCTTGCTATTGTTGCTATCATTGGTATTTGGGGTAAAGATAGAAAAGAGTTCTTTGGACTTGGAGAAAAAACTCAAAAAACTCGTATGAAAGATTATTGGAAAGTTCTTAAAGGAAACAAACCACTTCAAGTACTTTCAATTGCAGCAGCACTCGTTAAATTTTCGGTTCAATTTTTCGGAGATTCAGTTGTAATGGTTATCTTATTTGGAATTTTATTTGGTAACTACGCACTCTCTGGTCAATTCTCATTATTATATGTTATTCCAGGTGTTTTAATTAACATTGTCTTTTCAAGTATTGCTCGTAAAAAAGGTCTTCGTTTCTCATATGTTAAAGCCTTACAAATTGGTTTGGTCGGTTTATTAGCATTTGGTGTAGTTCTATTTATGGGTGGTAAAGGCGATTTAAGCTTAACTAAACTTAATCTCTATACAATTGCTTTCATCGTAACAAACATTATTGCTCGTTACGCTTCACAAGCACCAGCTAGTTTGGTATTAACAATGGGTGCTGATATTTCTGACTATGAAACTTCTGAATCAGGTCGTTATGTTTCAGGCATGATTGGAACTATCTTCTCATTAACTGACTCAATCGCATCATCATTTGCACCTATGGTAATTGGATTTGTTCTTGCTGGAATTGGTTTCTCAAAAGCTTACCCAACAATTGAAACTCCTCTAACGCCAGAATTGAAAATGGCTTTAATCATCCTTTATGTAGGTATTCCTGTTATTGCTTTATTAACGGCTTTATTCTTGATGAAGTTTTATAAACTTGATCATGCAGAAATGATCCGCATTCAAGAAAAAATCCAAGTCATGAAAGCTGCGGATTCTGACCAACGTGTTAAAGATATTGCTGAAAATGTTCCGTTGACAGATATGGATTATGTGGATGTAACGAAATATCCTGTTAAAAAAGATTAG
- a CDS encoding bifunctional 4-hydroxy-2-oxoglutarate aldolase/2-dehydro-3-deoxy-phosphogluconate aldolase, with product MLDQLKENYFFAVVRGKSVEDAIEISKHAILGGIRNIEITFSTPDAAKVIQKLSDDFKNDPSVVIGAGTVMTTDLAQEAIDAGAKFLVSPHFDEAIATLALDHENLYFPGCATATEVVRAMKSGCQIIKLFPGGIVGPGFIKDIHGPIPEVNLMPSGGVSVDNVADWKKAGAVAVGVGSALASKVSSDGYESVTAVAKSFVEAVNK from the coding sequence ATGTTAGACCAGTTAAAAGAAAATTATTTTTTCGCTGTTGTTCGTGGTAAATCAGTTGAAGATGCCATTGAAATCTCTAAACATGCTATTTTAGGTGGTATTCGTAATATAGAAATTACGTTTTCAACTCCAGACGCTGCAAAAGTGATTCAAAAATTATCAGATGACTTTAAAAACGACCCTAGTGTTGTGATTGGTGCAGGAACAGTAATGACGACTGATTTAGCTCAAGAAGCAATTGATGCTGGAGCTAAGTTCCTCGTGAGCCCACACTTTGATGAAGCTATTGCAACTTTAGCTTTAGATCACGAAAACCTTTATTTCCCTGGATGTGCGACTGCCACAGAAGTGGTACGAGCCATGAAGAGTGGTTGTCAAATCATCAAACTTTTCCCAGGAGGAATCGTTGGACCAGGTTTTATCAAAGATATTCATGGTCCTATTCCTGAAGTGAATTTAATGCCTTCAGGAGGTGTTTCTGTTGATAATGTTGCTGATTGGAAAAAAGCTGGTGCAGTAGCAGTCGGTGTTGGATCAGCTTTAGCAAGTAAAGTAAGCAGTGATGGCTATGAAAGTGTTACAGCCGTTGCTAAATCATTTGTAGAAGCAGTTAACAAATAA
- a CDS encoding sugar kinase encodes MKKIISLGEILLRLAPPEYQTLIQTNRLECQFGGSELNVLATLAQLGHKVSLISAIPDNDLGRMTEQFLFSNQIGHEALIRSGDRLGLYFYQKGFSIRASRVTYDRKYSSFWTSKLSDYDFENVFDGADWFHVSGITPALTPDLYEITKYLMTEAKSQGLHVSFDLNFRDSLWHSFQEAREYLSVLVKLADTCIGIEPLVLPGKNKDLKDELGLERPYKDMGLLKKVVDLLAKEYDLKNIAFTQREASHTNEFQLKAYLYQDGQFCQTEKNGIQVLDRVGTGDAFTAGLIHGLIEEKPAQEVLDIAMTCFKFKHTIEGDINFITKHDIDTIMHSDSHDIKR; translated from the coding sequence GTGAAAAAGATTATTTCATTAGGCGAAATCTTGTTAAGATTAGCCCCGCCTGAATATCAAACCTTAATTCAAACAAATCGTTTAGAATGTCAGTTTGGTGGCTCTGAACTAAACGTTTTAGCAACATTAGCTCAATTAGGGCATAAAGTTTCATTGATTTCAGCTATTCCTGATAATGATCTAGGTAGAATGACTGAACAATTTTTGTTTTCAAATCAAATTGGTCATGAGGCATTGATTCGCTCGGGTGATCGTCTTGGTTTATATTTTTATCAAAAAGGTTTTTCAATTCGTGCCAGTCGAGTGACATACGATCGTAAATATTCGTCTTTTTGGACGAGTAAATTATCTGATTATGATTTTGAAAATGTGTTCGATGGTGCAGATTGGTTCCATGTCTCTGGGATTACACCAGCTTTAACTCCAGATTTATATGAAATCACTAAATATTTAATGACAGAAGCCAAATCACAAGGCTTACATGTTTCTTTTGATTTGAATTTTAGAGATAGTCTATGGCATTCTTTCCAGGAGGCTCGTGAATACTTGTCGGTTTTAGTTAAATTAGCCGATACTTGTATAGGAATTGAACCTCTAGTTCTACCAGGTAAAAATAAAGACTTGAAAGATGAACTTGGTCTAGAACGTCCATATAAAGATATGGGCTTGTTAAAAAAAGTTGTTGATTTGTTAGCGAAAGAATATGATTTGAAAAATATCGCTTTTACTCAACGTGAAGCAAGTCATACTAATGAATTTCAATTGAAAGCTTATTTGTATCAAGATGGACAATTTTGTCAAACGGAGAAAAATGGTATTCAAGTATTGGATCGTGTCGGTACAGGCGATGCCTTTACGGCTGGTCTTATCCACGGATTAATTGAGGAGAAACCAGCACAAGAAGTACTTGATATTGCAATGACTTGTTTCAAATTTAAACATACGATTGAAGGGGATATCAATTTTATCACTAAACATGATATTGATACCATTATGCATTCGGACTCACACGATATTAAAAGATAA
- a CDS encoding UDP-N-acetylglucosamine 1-carboxyvinyltransferase, translated as MRKIIINGGKPLSGEVAVSGAKNSVVALIPAIILADDVITLDGVPAISDVDSLIEIMEIMGAKIRYENETLEIDPKSVKSISMPYGKINSLRASYYFYGSLLGRFGKATVGLPGGCDLGPRPIDLHLKAFEAMGATVSFEGENMHLEATNGRLHGAHIYMDTVSVGATINTMLAAARAEGKTVIENAAREPEIIDIATLLNNMGAHIRGAGTDMITIEGVDSLHSTRHQVIPDRIEAGTYIALAAAVGQGVRITNVLYEHLDSFIAKLEEMGVHMTVEEDAIFVEKQEQLKAVSIKTSPYPGFATDLQQPLTPLLLTANGRGTIIDTIYEKRVNHVPEMARMGAKISIVGGKIAYEGPNQLSGAQVKATDLRAGAALVTAGLMAEGRTEISNIEFILRGYSNIIQKLQALGADIQLIED; from the coding sequence ATGCGAAAAATTATTATTAATGGTGGGAAACCATTATCTGGTGAAGTTGCCGTATCGGGAGCAAAGAATAGTGTGGTTGCTTTGATACCAGCTATCATATTAGCTGATGATGTTATAACTTTAGATGGGGTTCCTGCAATCAGTGACGTAGATAGTTTGATTGAAATCATGGAAATTATGGGTGCTAAAATTCGTTACGAAAATGAAACTCTTGAAATTGACCCTAAGTCCGTAAAAAGTATTTCAATGCCATACGGTAAAATTAACAGTTTAAGAGCATCCTATTATTTTTATGGAAGTCTATTAGGTCGTTTTGGTAAAGCAACAGTTGGTTTACCTGGTGGATGTGATTTAGGTCCAAGACCTATTGATTTACATTTAAAAGCCTTTGAAGCTATGGGAGCAACGGTATCTTTTGAAGGTGAAAACATGCACCTAGAAGCAACAAATGGACGCTTGCATGGTGCCCATATTTATATGGATACAGTCAGCGTTGGTGCTACCATTAATACAATGTTGGCGGCGGCCAGAGCTGAAGGAAAAACAGTTATTGAAAATGCTGCGAGAGAACCTGAAATCATTGATATTGCAACTTTGTTGAATAATATGGGAGCTCATATCCGTGGCGCAGGTACAGACATGATTACTATTGAAGGGGTTGATAGTCTCCATAGTACTCGTCATCAAGTCATTCCGGATCGTATTGAAGCTGGTACCTATATAGCCCTTGCTGCTGCTGTTGGTCAAGGTGTTCGCATTACGAACGTTCTCTATGAACATTTAGATAGTTTTATTGCGAAGCTTGAAGAGATGGGTGTCCATATGACAGTAGAAGAAGATGCTATTTTTGTTGAAAAACAAGAGCAATTAAAAGCTGTTTCGATTAAAACCTCTCCATACCCAGGCTTTGCCACAGATTTACAACAACCTTTGACGCCATTATTGCTAACTGCCAATGGTCGTGGAACTATTATTGATACGATTTATGAGAAACGTGTTAATCATGTTCCAGAGATGGCTCGTATGGGTGCAAAGATTTCAATAGTTGGTGGAAAAATTGCATATGAAGGTCCAAATCAACTTTCAGGAGCTCAAGTCAAAGCTACTGATTTGAGAGCAGGTGCTGCCTTGGTAACAGCAGGATTGATGGCTGAAGGACGTACTGAAATTAGTAACATAGAATTTATCCTAAGAGGTTATTCTAATATCATTCAAAAATTACAAGCTTTAGGAGCTGACATTCAATTAATTGAAGACTAA
- a CDS encoding SDR family oxidoreductase, whose translation MSRVIEFTDKVVVVTGAGGVLCGYMAKEFAKAGAKVALLDLNQEAAQKFVDEIAAAGGTAKAYKANVLSKENLEEVRQAVLKDFGPTDILVNGAGGNSPKATTDNEFHELDLPAETKSFFDLDEAGISFVFNLNYLGTLLPTQVFAQDMIGRKGANIINISSMNAFTPLTKIPAYSGAKAAISNFTQWLAVHFSKVGIRCNAIAPGFLVTNQNRGLLFSEDGQPTARAEKILNNTPMGRFGEAEELIGGLFFLADEQSASFVNGVVLPIDGGFAAYSGV comes from the coding sequence ATGTCAAGAGTTATTGAATTTACAGACAAAGTTGTTGTTGTTACAGGTGCAGGTGGGGTCCTTTGTGGTTATATGGCAAAAGAATTTGCCAAAGCTGGCGCAAAAGTCGCTTTACTAGACTTAAATCAAGAAGCAGCACAGAAATTCGTTGACGAAATTGCTGCCGCTGGTGGAACTGCCAAAGCTTACAAAGCAAATGTGTTGTCAAAAGAAAATCTTGAAGAAGTTCGTCAAGCAGTCTTAAAAGATTTTGGTCCAACTGATATTCTTGTTAATGGTGCTGGAGGGAACAGTCCTAAAGCAACAACAGACAATGAGTTCCATGAATTAGATTTACCAGCAGAAACAAAAAGCTTCTTTGACTTAGATGAAGCAGGTATTAGTTTTGTTTTCAATTTAAACTATCTTGGAACACTTCTTCCAACTCAAGTTTTTGCACAAGATATGATTGGCCGTAAAGGGGCAAATATCATTAACATTTCATCAATGAATGCTTTCACACCTCTTACAAAGATTCCAGCATATTCTGGAGCAAAAGCTGCTATTAGTAATTTCACACAATGGCTAGCTGTTCATTTCTCCAAAGTTGGTATTCGTTGTAACGCTATCGCACCAGGTTTCTTGGTAACAAACCAAAACCGTGGCTTACTCTTCTCAGAAGATGGCCAACCGACAGCGCGTGCTGAAAAAATCCTTAACAACACACCAATGGGGCGTTTTGGAGAAGCAGAAGAATTAATTGGTGGCTTATTCTTCTTAGCTGATGAACAATCAGCAAGCTTCGTCAATGGTGTTGTTCTCCCTATCGATGGTGGATTTGCAGCATACTCAGGTGTATAA
- the uidA gene encoding beta-glucuronidase, with protein sequence MLYPTLTKTRSVYDLCGVWNFKLGDHNPAELLSSEEIMVVPTSFNDVVVDKDKRNYIGDFWYEKMIDIPRVLEGEELVLRFGSVTHHAKVYVNGQFLGEHKGGFTPFEMLVPEALYKENTCKISVCANNVLDYTTLPVGNYSEEEQEDGSVKKVVKENFDFFNYAGIHRPVKLIVRPKNHISDITITSELNQDLTEATIKVALETSGKIDKFQITIFDEDMQLVATSDTESLTIPNVHLWEVLDAYLYTVRVETFVADKLLDTYEEPYGIRTVEVKDAQFLVNKKPVYFKGFGKHEDTFINGRGLNEAANLMDLNLLKDIGANSFRTSHYPYSEEMMRLADRMGILVIDEIPAVGLFQNFTASLDLSGKDNGTWSKMATQEAHELAIIELVKRDKNHACVVMWVVANEPASHEEGAHEYFEPLIQRYRDLDPQNRPVTLVNIMMATPEKDKVMDLVDVICLNRYYGWYIDHGDLKKGEEGLRKELLAWQEKFPEKPILMTEYGADTLPGLHSNWDIPYTEEFQCDFYDMSHRVFDEIPNLVGEQVWNFADFETNLMILRVQGNHKGLYTRGRQPKQVVRQFKKRWKAIPNYHSKKK encoded by the coding sequence ATGTTATACCCAACTCTTACCAAAACAAGAAGCGTCTATGATTTATGTGGTGTTTGGAACTTCAAACTTGGAGATCATAACCCAGCAGAACTGTTAAGCTCAGAAGAAATAATGGTGGTACCAACATCCTTTAATGATGTTGTCGTCGACAAAGACAAGCGGAATTATATTGGAGATTTCTGGTATGAAAAAATGATTGACATACCACGTGTTTTAGAAGGTGAAGAACTTGTTTTACGTTTTGGCTCTGTAACGCACCATGCTAAAGTCTATGTGAATGGACAATTCTTGGGAGAGCATAAGGGAGGTTTCACTCCGTTTGAAATGCTTGTGCCAGAAGCATTATACAAAGAAAATACCTGTAAGATTTCTGTATGTGCAAATAATGTTCTGGATTACACAACTCTTCCGGTAGGGAATTATAGCGAAGAAGAACAAGAAGATGGTAGTGTCAAAAAGGTAGTTAAAGAGAATTTTGATTTCTTTAATTATGCGGGCATTCACCGCCCTGTAAAACTGATTGTTCGTCCCAAAAATCACATTTCTGATATTACTATTACTTCTGAACTTAATCAAGATTTAACTGAAGCTACTATTAAAGTTGCACTGGAAACCAGTGGGAAGATTGACAAATTTCAGATAACCATCTTTGATGAAGATATGCAGCTTGTAGCAACTTCTGATACAGAAAGTCTCACCATTCCAAACGTCCATTTATGGGAAGTTTTAGATGCCTACCTTTATACTGTTAGAGTAGAAACATTTGTGGCTGATAAACTCCTTGATACTTATGAAGAACCTTATGGTATTAGAACTGTGGAAGTTAAAGATGCCCAGTTTCTAGTAAACAAGAAACCCGTCTATTTCAAAGGATTTGGTAAACATGAAGATACCTTTATAAATGGCCGTGGATTAAATGAAGCTGCTAACTTAATGGATTTAAACCTTCTTAAGGATATTGGCGCAAATTCCTTCCGGACCTCACATTATCCATATTCTGAAGAAATGATGCGTTTGGCAGATCGAATGGGAATTCTTGTCATTGATGAAATACCGGCTGTTGGCTTATTCCAAAATTTCACAGCGTCGCTGGATTTAAGTGGAAAAGATAATGGCACTTGGTCAAAAATGGCAACCCAAGAAGCTCATGAGCTTGCTATTATAGAACTCGTAAAAAGGGATAAAAACCATGCCTGTGTTGTTATGTGGGTGGTTGCTAACGAGCCTGCCAGCCATGAAGAGGGTGCGCATGAGTATTTCGAGCCACTCATTCAACGTTATCGTGATCTTGATCCTCAAAATCGACCAGTTACCTTGGTTAATATCATGATGGCTACTCCTGAAAAAGACAAAGTCATGGATTTGGTTGATGTGATTTGTTTAAATCGTTACTATGGATGGTATATTGATCATGGTGATCTTAAAAAAGGGGAAGAGGGGCTTCGCAAAGAGCTTTTAGCTTGGCAAGAAAAATTTCCAGAAAAGCCTATCTTAATGACGGAATATGGAGCAGACACCTTGCCGGGTCTCCATTCAAATTGGGATATCCCTTATACGGAGGAATTTCAATGTGATTTCTATGATATGAGTCACCGTGTCTTTGATGAGATTCCAAACCTTGTTGGTGAACAAGTATGGAATTTTGCTGATTTTGAAACCAATCTTATGATATTACGAGTACAAGGCAATCATAAAGGTCTCTATACTCGTGGAAGACAACCCAAACAAGTTGTTAGACAATTTAAAAAACGTTGGAAAGCTATTCCTAACTATCATTCTAAGAAAAAATAG
- the uxaC gene encoding glucuronate isomerase: MTFNDKNFMLKNQAAKQLYTAVQDQPIFDYHCHLDPKEIFEDKVFENIVDLWLGGDHYKWRLMRANGISEEEITGSASQLDKFKAFARTLQRSYGNPVYHWSAMELKNVFGIEEVLTEENAEEIYNRLNTYLLENKVSPRKLIADSKVTFIGTTDHPLDTLEWHQKLAEDKSFETIVAPTFRPDEAFIEHHNFKGFLDKLSQATGKEMTEFKDFISAMEDRIAYFAENGCKASDISFTEIVFEAAEESELNELLAKVKDGYKPNALEVKQWQTAVFAELCQLYKKYGFVTQVHFGALRNNHSKLYQKLGADVGIDSLGDQTALTSNMNKLLDNLVQKDALPKMIWYNLNPSYNIAVANTLANFQANDEGVKSYLQFGAGWWFADTKLGMISQMNALAEQGMLANFVGMLTDSRSFLSYQRHDYFRRILCTYLGQWIEEGEVPEDYDALGHMAKDIAYHNAVNYFKHE, from the coding sequence ATGACTTTTAACGATAAGAACTTTATGTTAAAAAATCAAGCTGCTAAACAACTATACACAGCTGTTCAAGATCAACCCATTTTTGATTATCATTGTCATTTAGATCCAAAAGAGATTTTTGAAGATAAGGTTTTTGAGAACATTGTTGATTTATGGCTTGGTGGCGACCATTACAAGTGGCGTCTGATGCGTGCAAATGGCATTTCTGAAGAAGAAATTACAGGCTCTGCTTCCCAGTTAGATAAATTTAAAGCATTCGCAAGAACACTCCAACGGTCATATGGCAACCCCGTTTACCATTGGTCAGCTATGGAATTAAAAAATGTTTTTGGTATCGAAGAAGTTTTAACAGAAGAAAATGCTGAAGAGATTTACAATCGTTTGAACACTTATTTACTTGAAAATAAGGTTAGCCCTCGCAAATTAATTGCAGATAGCAAGGTAACTTTTATTGGGACAACAGACCATCCTTTAGATACATTGGAATGGCATCAAAAGCTTGCAGAAGATAAAAGTTTTGAAACCATTGTTGCTCCTACTTTCAGACCTGATGAAGCCTTTATTGAACACCACAATTTTAAAGGTTTCTTAGATAAGTTATCTCAAGCAACTGGAAAAGAAATGACTGAATTTAAAGACTTCATTTCTGCTATGGAAGATCGTATTGCTTACTTTGCTGAAAATGGCTGTAAAGCAAGTGATATTAGTTTCACTGAAATTGTCTTTGAAGCAGCCGAAGAATCTGAACTAAATGAATTATTAGCCAAGGTAAAAGATGGCTACAAACCAAATGCTCTAGAAGTGAAACAATGGCAAACAGCAGTATTCGCGGAGCTTTGCCAACTATATAAAAAATATGGTTTTGTAACACAGGTTCACTTCGGTGCCCTTCGTAATAATCATTCCAAACTTTATCAAAAATTGGGAGCAGATGTGGGAATTGATTCACTTGGTGATCAAACAGCACTAACTTCAAATATGAACAAACTACTAGACAATCTTGTTCAAAAAGATGCTCTTCCAAAAATGATTTGGTATAACTTGAACCCAAGTTACAACATTGCAGTTGCCAATACCTTAGCTAACTTCCAAGCAAATGATGAGGGCGTAAAATCTTATCTACAATTTGGAGCTGGCTGGTGGTTCGCTGATACCAAATTAGGTATGATCAGCCAAATGAATGCTTTAGCAGAACAAGGAATGTTAGCTAATTTTGTCGGTATGTTAACAGACTCTAGAAGTTTCTTATCATATCAACGTCATGATTATTTCAGAAGAATTCTTTGTACATACCTCGGTCAATGGATTGAGGAAGGAGAAGTTCCTGAAGATTATGATGCCTTAGGTCATATGGCTAAGGATATTGCCTACCATAATGCTGTAAATTATTTTAAACATGAATAA